The genomic interval GGCAAAAAAGCCAATACGATGCATTTTAAACTTTTCATAACTTGTGTTTTTTAATTTATACTACAAATTTATGAGGCAAATTGGGAAAGAAACTGGAATAAAAATGAATTAGACTTTAGAACATCTGGATCTTAAGTCTTTTAAACTTTCTAATCAAACTTCACTGTAAATTGATGCATTGAATTAGAATAAGCATACTCAATTCGATATCCAGAAATATCAACAATAGATTTTGCGATTGCTAAACCTAAACCTGTAGAAGATTGGTCGGTCGACTCTTTCTGAAAACGCTGAAAGACTTTGGTCGAGTCCAATTCTTTATCGGAACCAGAATTGGAAATTTGAAAGGAAGAATTTGTAATCAAAAGTTCGATTTTTCCCTTGTTGAAATTGTGTCGAATTGCATTTTTAATCAAGTTAGTGATCAATATCCGAGCTAACTCAGGATTCATTTTTACTTTCAAATCATCTTCCTTTTTAAAAATGACCTCCAGTTCTTTGAATTCAATTAACTCTTTAAAATCCAACAATAGACTTTTAATCAAATCATTAAAATCGATTGTTTCTTCGTTTAAAAATTGCTTGTTTTCAATTTTCGAGAGAAGTAAGAGTGATTTATTCAGTCTTGTTAGTCGTTGTAAGGTTTCAATTGTTTGAAAAACTTCATTCACTACTTCTTCAGATAATTCTGGATTTTCTGCTAACAATTGTAATTTATTCAAAGCAATTGCAAGTGGGGTTTGAAGTTCGTGAGAGGCATTTTCAATCAGTTGTTTTTGATTGTGAAAGGAACGAATATTACTTTCCAAAACATCAGCAATCACTTTATTCAACAGCTTAAATTCAGCTACATTGGATTTCAGTAACTGAACTTGTTCGTTTTTACCCAATTTAAACTCACTCAAATGATTCAAAAACTTAAAAAAGGGTTTCCACATGCTTCTCAAAACCACTGTGTTTATGGCTAAAATAGTGACAATTAGAATCAGATAAAGCCATAATAAGGAGTAGAATAAATCTTCGATCAAATCGTCTTCTTCCACCATGGATGAAATGACCTTCAGTTGATAGAATTCATTTTCAGAAGCTTCAAAAACCGTTGTTAATAAACGCACGGGTTCCAAATCGTCTTCATTCTCCATGTACATCAAGGTATCTTTGTACACATCGTAATGATTCAAAGCATGATGTCCTTCTATTTTTCGGATTGCATAATTTCCTTCATCGAAACTCTGTTTTGCCAAAACGGTAGAATCTAAATTTGCCTGATGAATAATCAACAATTTAGAATTGTCCAATCCATCATCAATACTGTCATGAACCTCATCAATCATATTTACGTAAAAAATGAAGGCCCATGCAGTCAACGCAACCAATAAGGCAACAGCCATATAGATTATTGTGCGTTGAATTAACTTCACGATTCTATCAATTTATAACCGACTCCATAAATAGACTGGATTTCTAGTCCAGTGTCCATCTCGTTCATTTTCTTGCGCAAATTCTTTATTTGAGAATAAATAAATTCAAAATTATCGGATTCATCAATGTTATCTCCCCAAACATGTTCTGCCAATGCTGTTTTTGACACCAATCTTCCTTTGTTTGATACCAAATACATGAAAATCGCAAATTCTTTTCGATTAAGTACAATTGGTTCTCCATTCATCGAAAGAGCTTGGTTTGTAATATCAACCTGAAGATTTCCGATTTCGAATAATGCGTTTCCATCAAACTTTTTCCGGCGTACAATGGAACGTATTCGAGCAATTAATTCCGAAAAATGAAAGGGTTTGGTTAAATAATCATCCGCCCCCAAATTCAATCCTTCCAATTTATCATCTAACGAATTTCGGGCCGAAAGAATTAAAACACCGTCTGATTTCCCTTGATTTTTCAATTCTTGAAGTAACTCCAATCCGCTACCATCTGGCAAATTAATGTCTAGTAAAATACAATCATACTCGTAGATTAAAGCCTTATCGAGGGCATCATTTAGGTTCGTAGCAGATTCAACAAGCGCATTTTCTTGTTTTAAAGCTCGTTCAATTGACTCCAGCATTTCGGGTTCGTCTTCTACAACTAGAATTTTCATTTTTCAAAGTTCCTTTAAAATTCTGAAAAAAAACTGGAATTATTCTCCATTAATTCACAATAATAAAACAACTCAAATGAACTCAAATTAGAAATAAGCTCTAAATTTGAACCAATTTTAGAATTGCATGCTTCGTCCTTTTCGTGATGTACTTAAACTTCTTCTTTTCTGGATTGTTTGTTTCGACATTCATCGGATCTTGTTTTCAATACACCATTATGGGAAGTTAAAAGATGTAGGTTTAGGCGAATGGTTATTAGCATTTATCTATTCATTCAGATTAGATTTGGCAGCAGCAGCAGCATTATCCGCAATTCCATTCTTATTCCGATTACTTCAGTATTACAGCAATTGGATTTGGTGGCGGCGACTTTTTAGAATTTCATTAATCACACTTGTTTTATTTCTCGTTTTAGTTCAGGCAGGTGAAACGGTAGCTTATGGTGAATGGAATCACAAGTTAACATCTCGTGTCTTCATGCACTTATCTCACCCAGATGAAGTAGCTAGAACGGCGAATTATTCAATGATCTTCTGGTATATATTGTACGCTTTAATCCAATTGGTAATTTATATTTTCATTTCGAGGAAATTCTTCAAGAAAACCCCCATCGAAAAGGTCAATATTCGCCATTGGTTTGAATGGAGCGGTTTACCAGTAACTTACATTCTTGCAGGCTTTCTATTCTTCATGTCACTTCGTGGAGGGTTTCAACCAATTCCATTAAATATCAATGCTGCCAGTTATTCCAACAAAGCAGTGGTGAATGATATTTCGATTAACTCACTTTACTTTTTCGGAAAAAGCTATTTGTTGTATAATCGCTCGGAAATAGATGCTTTTATTCCAAAAGTTGATAAAGTATTGGCACGAAAAACTGTTGAAAAATGGTACAGTTATCCCAAGGAACACGATAATTACTTTTTGGAGGATAGCCGCCCAAATGTGGTGTTTATTATTTTGGAAGGATGGTCCGCAGAAGCAATAGGAAGTTTAAGTAAAAATAAAGGCGCGACCCCTAATTTTGATAGATTAACAAAAAGTGGAGTTCTTTTTTCAAATATTTACGCAACAAGCACCACTTCTGAGATAGGAAACTCAAGTATTTTCAGTGGGCATTACACCTTGCCAGAAGTTTCTATTTCTATGCAACCAGAGAAACACCGAAAATTGCATTGTCTCAATGAAGACATGGAAGCTTGGGGATACCACAGCTCATATATTTTTAGTGGTGATTTGAAATACGGAAATATTGGCGGTTACTTCATGGATCACGGTTTTGATGTAGTCAAAGATGAAACTGACTTCCCTTCTGATTTACCTCGAGGAAAACTCAACTTTTACGATCGGGATTTATACAAATTCTTGATTCAAGAAATTAACAGCAACAAGAAACCATTTTTACAATGTGCCTTCACAGGAAGTACACATGCTCCTTATGATCAGCCAAAAGGAAAAGGAAAACACTTTACTGGTGAAGAAGCCGATTTCATGAACTCATTGGTTTATGCAGATAATTGCCTGGGAGAATTCATCAACAATTGTAAGAAATATTCGTGGTATAAAAACACGCTCTTCGTCTTCGTAGCAGATCATGGCCATGCTGCTCCAGGAATGGTTGATCCAGGAAGTGGAAAATTTTACCACGTACCTCTTTTATTTTATGGTGAACCAATCAAAAAAACGTATCGTGGCAAACGAATGAATGTCATTGGTTCGCAAGCAGATATCGCTGCTACTTTGATTTATCAAATGAAAGGAAAACCAGCACGTTATCCTTATAGCAAAGATTTGATGAATCCAAAAGTTCCTCAATTTGCTTTCCATTCCATTATTCGGGGATATGGCTGGGGAACGAATAAAGGAAACTTCACGTATTACATGGAGCAAAAAATTGTTGGAGACAATACCTATTCAAAAAAAGACTTCGCACGAGAACGCTTGAATTGTTCTTATTTCCTCAATACGCTTTACGAGGATTATAAAAAATTGTAAGTTCTTGGTTTTTCCAAGATTGTACGAGAAAAGTAGCGTATCTTTGCGCCGACGCTAAAGCTATAGCGCAAGTGTTGTACCCCCATTGAAGAAAGCATGGCATCCAAATTGATCAATATTCGAAATTTAAATCTGGAAGAACTAAAAGCAGCTATTGTTGGTTTTGGAGAACCTGCATTTCGTGCAAAACAGGTTTATGAGTGGATTTGGAAGAAAAATGTCCACGACTTCAATGCCATGGCAAACATTGGAAAAAGCCTGCAGGAAAAATTGCAGGAAAATTTTTACTTTGATGGAATTACCATCGAAGATCAACAAATTTCCGTCGATAAAACCATCAAATGTGCTTTTGGAATTGAAGGCCAAAGTCAAGTAGTTGAAGGAGTTTTAATTCCTACAACGAATCGGATGACAGCTTGTATTTCTTCTCAGGTTGGTTGTAGCTTGTCATGTGCCTTTTGTGCAACTGGCCGCTTAAAAATGATGCGGAACTTGAGTGCTGGAGAAATTGTAGATCAAGTCGTTTATCTGAAAAACTTAGCAACTGGCAAATACAACACCAATCTGTCCAATATTGTTTACATGGGAATGGGAGAACCCTTGCTGAATTACAAAAATGTGGTTCGAAGCGTCGATATTTTGACGGATGAAAACGGACTTGGAATGTCTCCCAAACGAATCACAGTTTCTACCGCTGGAATCGCTAAAATGATTCGAAAATTGGGGGATGACGATGTCAAATTCAATTTAGCACTTTCTCTTCATGCAGCAAATGATGTGAAGCGTTCAAAAATCATGGACATCAATGACACCAACAACTTGGATGAACTTTCTGAGGCTTTGTTGTATTTCCATGAGAAAACAGGATCTCGCGTTACTTTCGAATACATCATTTTCAAAGATTTCAACGACGGTTTGGAAGATGCTAGAGAATTAGCAGATTTCGCGAAAGTTGTTCCGTGCAAAATCAATATCATCGAATACAATCCGATTGATGATGGAGAATACCAACAAGCTGATCGTCAGAAAGTAGATGATTTCGCGCGTTTTTTAGAAGAAAAATGCAACCTCATCGTAAATGTACGACGCAGTCGTGGAAAAGACATTGATGCGGCTTGTGGTCAATTAGCGAATAAAAATAAAATGATTGATAAACGAGTTTTGAAAACTGTTTAGAAGACAATAGACTTCAGTCTAAGAAAATAGTTCGCAATTTCTTCTAAACTATTTTCGCGTTTTGAATTTCACATTTTGAATTAAGTTAAATTTGTATTCATGACAGTTCAGGAGATTTTAGCACCCATAGAAACCGAGATGAAACTTTTCGAGGTTCGTTTCCATGAGAGTATGAAATCAAAAGTTCCTTTACTGGACAAAATTACCCATTATATTATTCGAAGAAAAGGAAAGCAAATGCGTCCGATGTTTTTATTTCTAACAGCAAAAATGCTGGGCGAAGTGAATGAAAAAACGTATCAAAGCGCTTCATTAGTTGAATTATTGCATACCGCAACTCTTGTTCATGATGATGTGGTAGACGATGCCAATGAACGTCGTGGATTCTTTTCTGTAAATGCGCTTTGGAAGAATAAAATTGCTGTTTTAGTTGGCGATTATATGCTTTCACGCGTTTTGCTCCATTCATTGGAAAATGATAATATACGCGCATTGCAAATTGTTGCACGAGCAGTTCGCGAAATGAGTGAAGGAGAATTGCTGCAAATTGAAAAAGCGCGCAAACTGGATATTACCGAAG from Fluviicola taffensis DSM 16823 carries:
- a CDS encoding sensor histidine kinase, giving the protein MKLIQRTIIYMAVALLVALTAWAFIFYVNMIDEVHDSIDDGLDNSKLLIIHQANLDSTVLAKQSFDEGNYAIRKIEGHHALNHYDVYKDTLMYMENEDDLEPVRLLTTVFEASENEFYQLKVISSMVEEDDLIEDLFYSLLWLYLILIVTILAINTVVLRSMWKPFFKFLNHLSEFKLGKNEQVQLLKSNVAEFKLLNKVIADVLESNIRSFHNQKQLIENASHELQTPLAIALNKLQLLAENPELSEEVVNEVFQTIETLQRLTRLNKSLLLLSKIENKQFLNEETIDFNDLIKSLLLDFKELIEFKELEVIFKKEDDLKVKMNPELARILITNLIKNAIRHNFNKGKIELLITNSSFQISNSGSDKELDSTKVFQRFQKESTDQSSTGLGLAIAKSIVDISGYRIEYAYSNSMHQFTVKFD
- a CDS encoding response regulator transcription factor; protein product: MKILVVEDEPEMLESIERALKQENALVESATNLNDALDKALIYEYDCILLDINLPDGSGLELLQELKNQGKSDGVLILSARNSLDDKLEGLNLGADDYLTKPFHFSELIARIRSIVRRKKFDGNALFEIGNLQVDITNQALSMNGEPIVLNRKEFAIFMYLVSNKGRLVSKTALAEHVWGDNIDESDNFEFIYSQIKNLRKKMNEMDTGLEIQSIYGVGYKLIES
- a CDS encoding LTA synthase family protein, whose product is MLRPFRDVLKLLLFWIVCFDIHRILFSIHHYGKLKDVGLGEWLLAFIYSFRLDLAAAAALSAIPFLFRLLQYYSNWIWWRRLFRISLITLVLFLVLVQAGETVAYGEWNHKLTSRVFMHLSHPDEVARTANYSMIFWYILYALIQLVIYIFISRKFFKKTPIEKVNIRHWFEWSGLPVTYILAGFLFFMSLRGGFQPIPLNINAASYSNKAVVNDISINSLYFFGKSYLLYNRSEIDAFIPKVDKVLARKTVEKWYSYPKEHDNYFLEDSRPNVVFIILEGWSAEAIGSLSKNKGATPNFDRLTKSGVLFSNIYATSTTSEIGNSSIFSGHYTLPEVSISMQPEKHRKLHCLNEDMEAWGYHSSYIFSGDLKYGNIGGYFMDHGFDVVKDETDFPSDLPRGKLNFYDRDLYKFLIQEINSNKKPFLQCAFTGSTHAPYDQPKGKGKHFTGEEADFMNSLVYADNCLGEFINNCKKYSWYKNTLFVFVADHGHAAPGMVDPGSGKFYHVPLLFYGEPIKKTYRGKRMNVIGSQADIAATLIYQMKGKPARYPYSKDLMNPKVPQFAFHSIIRGYGWGTNKGNFTYYMEQKIVGDNTYSKKDFARERLNCSYFLNTLYEDYKKL
- the rlmN gene encoding 23S rRNA (adenine(2503)-C(2))-methyltransferase RlmN — translated: MASKLINIRNLNLEELKAAIVGFGEPAFRAKQVYEWIWKKNVHDFNAMANIGKSLQEKLQENFYFDGITIEDQQISVDKTIKCAFGIEGQSQVVEGVLIPTTNRMTACISSQVGCSLSCAFCATGRLKMMRNLSAGEIVDQVVYLKNLATGKYNTNLSNIVYMGMGEPLLNYKNVVRSVDILTDENGLGMSPKRITVSTAGIAKMIRKLGDDDVKFNLALSLHAANDVKRSKIMDINDTNNLDELSEALLYFHEKTGSRVTFEYIIFKDFNDGLEDARELADFAKVVPCKINIIEYNPIDDGEYQQADRQKVDDFARFLEEKCNLIVNVRRSRGKDIDAACGQLANKNKMIDKRVLKTV